Proteins encoded in a region of the Candidatus Methylomirabilota bacterium genome:
- the ispE gene encoding 4-(cytidine 5'-diphospho)-2-C-methyl-D-erythritol kinase, which yields MKQITLTSPSKINLFLEVLGRRDDGYHEICSIVALTELCDTIILERRTSGITIRVKDPKVPVGPENLCHRAADLLLRHSGVHGGVDIRIEKHIPVAGGMGGGSSNAAATLWGLNLLYDLGWPHEELTCLGAELGSDVPLFFCRGAAFVRGRGERVEELAALAPRWLVIANPGMEISTASVYRRLRLPLTSEKAGFTMRGLVESGQEEAALSYCFNRLEDVVLEAYPPVADLKQRLLLRGASPVLVSGSGPTVFGIMREAETARQVASSLIESGIAAVACRTLEKNPLFMT from the coding sequence ATGAAGCAGATTACGCTGACCTCTCCCTCCAAGATCAATCTCTTTCTCGAGGTCCTTGGACGGCGCGACGATGGGTATCATGAGATCTGCTCGATCGTCGCGTTGACCGAGCTGTGCGATACCATCATCCTGGAGCGTCGTACGAGCGGGATAACCATTCGGGTGAAGGATCCCAAGGTCCCGGTCGGGCCTGAGAACCTGTGCCATCGGGCGGCCGATCTGCTGTTGCGCCACAGCGGGGTCCATGGCGGGGTCGACATCCGGATCGAGAAGCACATCCCTGTCGCCGGGGGGATGGGAGGGGGGTCGAGCAACGCGGCGGCGACCCTATGGGGCCTGAACCTTCTCTACGACTTGGGGTGGCCTCATGAGGAGCTGACGTGTCTCGGCGCCGAGTTGGGTTCCGACGTCCCTCTGTTCTTTTGTCGTGGAGCGGCATTTGTACGGGGTCGAGGGGAGCGTGTCGAAGAGTTGGCCGCGCTGGCGCCCCGGTGGTTGGTCATCGCCAACCCGGGGATGGAAATCTCGACGGCGTCGGTCTACCGCCGTCTGAGATTGCCGTTGACATCCGAGAAGGCCGGGTTTACAATGCGTGGTTTGGTTGAGTCCGGACAGGAGGAGGCGGCGCTGTCGTACTGTTTCAACCGCCTGGAAGATGTCGTGCTTGAGGCCTACCCGCCGGTCGCCGATCTTAAACAGCGGCTGTTGCTGCGGGGTGCGAGCCCGGTCCTGGTCAGCGGCAGCGGACCCACGGTCTTCGGCATCATGCGGGAGGCCGAGACGGCCAGGCAGGTCGCGTCAAGTTTGATCGAGAGCGGAATTGCCGCGGTTGCCTGCCGCACCTTGGAAAAGAATCCGTTGTTCATGACGTAG
- a CDS encoding phosphoribosylpyrophosphate synthetase, which produces MSDRLILFSGNANPALSQEIADYLDIPLGDAEVTRFADDEILVQIYENVRGADVFVIQPTCRPVNENLMELLVIIDALKRASAWRITAVMPYYGYGRQDRKVQPRVPITAKLVADLLTAAGAHRVLTMDLHAGQIQGFFTTPVDHLYATPVLLRFFEERRLKDAVVVSPDAGGVERARAFAKRLGSPLAFIDKRRTGPNEAKVMHIVGDVEGRDVIIVDDMIDTAGTLTQAVPALLEKGAKRIFAGCTHPVLSGPAVERIDGSVLEEVVVTNTIPLPKSGTCKKLTVLSVAPLLGEAIRRIHKEESVSSLFV; this is translated from the coding sequence ATGTCTGATCGGTTAATCCTTTTTTCCGGGAACGCCAATCCGGCCTTGTCGCAAGAGATCGCGGATTACCTCGATATCCCGCTCGGCGATGCCGAGGTCACACGCTTCGCCGACGACGAGATTCTGGTCCAGATTTATGAAAACGTCAGGGGCGCCGACGTCTTCGTCATTCAGCCGACGTGCCGACCCGTCAACGAAAATCTCATGGAACTGTTGGTGATCATCGACGCCTTGAAGCGCGCGTCGGCTTGGCGGATTACCGCCGTCATGCCGTACTACGGCTATGGGCGGCAAGATCGAAAGGTGCAGCCTCGTGTCCCGATCACCGCGAAACTGGTGGCCGATCTGCTGACGGCGGCCGGCGCCCATCGGGTCTTGACGATGGATCTTCATGCCGGACAGATCCAGGGGTTCTTTACGACCCCTGTCGATCATCTGTACGCCACCCCGGTGTTGTTGCGGTTTTTTGAGGAGCGGAGGCTAAAAGATGCGGTGGTCGTCTCCCCGGATGCGGGGGGCGTAGAGCGGGCGAGGGCGTTCGCCAAGCGTCTGGGCAGCCCGCTGGCCTTCATCGACAAGCGGCGGACCGGTCCGAACGAGGCAAAGGTGATGCATATCGTCGGCGATGTCGAGGGGCGGGATGTGATCATTGTGGACGACATGATCGATACCGCAGGCACCCTGACGCAGGCGGTCCCGGCGCTTCTCGAAAAAGGGGCGAAGCGAATCTTCGCGGGGTGCACACATCCGGTGCTGTCCGGCCCGGCGGTAGAGCGGATCGACGGATCGGTGCTGGAAGAGGTGGTGGTCACGAATACTATTCCCCTCCCGAAGAGCGGCACATGCAAGAAGCTGACGGTCCTCTCGGTGGCGCCCCTGTTGGGCGAGGCCATCCGCCGCATTCACAAGGAGGAATCGGTCAGCAGCCTGTTCGTCTGA
- a CDS encoding 50S ribosomal protein L25 produces MGAQAQDIVPPARYKKERMMEHAVLKGQVRMQVGKGAVKRLRRQRLIPAIVYGGLSGPTAVAVNPLEMMKLLGTGAGENVLITLALDGNGESSRTVLLKELQRDPVRGGPLHADFLEVSMERKIKVQVPVRLSGEAVGVKIKGGLLEQHLREVTVECLPVAIPSHIQVDISQLDLGHAIHVRELTVAGDLRVLDDPARPVVSVLIQRVAAEGAAATEEGQAEPEVVGKKEAKEVKEGK; encoded by the coding sequence ATGGGGGCGCAGGCGCAAGACATTGTCCCGCCTGCGCGTTACAAGAAGGAGCGTATGATGGAGCACGCGGTGCTGAAGGGGCAGGTTCGAATGCAGGTCGGTAAGGGGGCCGTGAAAAGGCTTCGACGACAACGGCTGATTCCGGCTATCGTCTACGGAGGTCTGTCCGGGCCTACGGCGGTCGCCGTCAATCCCCTGGAGATGATGAAGTTGCTGGGGACCGGGGCGGGCGAGAACGTCCTGATTACCCTCGCGCTGGACGGCAATGGCGAGTCATCGAGGACGGTGCTGCTGAAGGAATTGCAGCGGGATCCAGTACGAGGCGGGCCGCTGCACGCCGACTTCCTCGAGGTCTCCATGGAACGGAAGATCAAGGTGCAGGTCCCCGTCAGGCTGTCGGGGGAGGCTGTCGGGGTCAAGATCAAGGGAGGTCTCCTGGAGCAGCATCTGCGTGAGGTCACCGTCGAGTGTCTGCCCGTGGCGATCCCGAGTCACATCCAGGTAGACATCAGTCAGCTTGATCTGGGCCACGCCATCCATGTCCGCGAATTGACCGTAGCCGGAGACCTCCGGGTGCTTGACGACCCGGCCAGGCCCGTGGTGTCGGTATTGATTCAGCGTGTTGCGGCAGAAGGGGCGGCGGCTACCGAGGAGGGTCAGGCCGAGCCGGAGGTGGTCGGTAAGAAGGAGGCCAAAGAGGTCAAGGAAGGGAAGTAG
- a CDS encoding aminoacyl-tRNA hydrolase — protein sequence MGLGNPGQEYEFSRHNAGFWVVDTLADRIGVPLTRCRYRSLYGRGLLHGGQVLLVKPLTFMNESGDSVARWQQSLRLEPGRIVVVHDDLDLPLSLLRVKIGGGYGGHRGVRSVIEAMGSPDFLRVRVGIGRPHGSRDAVSHVLGPFDKHEGERIQGAVERAADAVEVLVHEGLETAMNRYNVRGIRQARMAKSEGGEESEPV from the coding sequence GTGGGCCTGGGCAATCCCGGTCAGGAGTATGAATTCAGTCGTCACAATGCGGGCTTTTGGGTTGTAGATACGTTGGCCGATCGGATCGGTGTCCCCCTCACACGGTGTCGATACCGTTCGCTGTATGGGAGGGGTTTGCTGCACGGAGGTCAGGTGTTGCTGGTGAAGCCGCTGACCTTTATGAACGAGAGCGGCGACAGTGTTGCCCGATGGCAACAGAGCTTACGCCTCGAACCCGGCCGGATTGTCGTCGTCCATGACGATCTGGATCTGCCGTTGTCCCTGCTTCGGGTCAAGATCGGCGGCGGTTATGGGGGACATCGTGGCGTCCGTTCCGTGATCGAGGCGATGGGCAGCCCGGACTTTCTTCGGGTCCGGGTGGGAATCGGACGGCCTCACGGGAGCCGGGATGCGGTAAGCCATGTCCTCGGGCCTTTTGACAAGCACGAAGGCGAGAGGATACAGGGGGCGGTAGAGCGGGCGGCTGATGCCGTTGAGGTGCTGGTTCACGAGGGGCTTGAGACCGCGATGAACCGATACAATGTTCGAGGTATCCGTCAGGCTCGCATGGCGAAATCTGAAGGAGGTGAAGAGAGTGAGCCGGTATGA
- the rpsF gene encoding 30S ribosomal protein S6, whose product MFEVSVRLAWRNLKEVKRVSRYEVIVIVDPALTEEGVETEIGAVREVVAKKGGQVPEIQKWGKKRLAYEVKKRREGQYVLMKVEGPGDVVADLERHFRITEAILKGAVVRAEEPRRGRFKVKSHATLEGSPVTAAQEAENGELQ is encoded by the coding sequence ATGTTCGAGGTATCCGTCAGGCTCGCATGGCGAAATCTGAAGGAGGTGAAGAGAGTGAGCCGGTATGAGGTCATCGTTATTGTGGATCCGGCCCTTACGGAGGAAGGCGTCGAGACGGAGATCGGAGCCGTTCGAGAGGTCGTCGCCAAGAAGGGCGGACAGGTGCCGGAGATCCAGAAGTGGGGGAAAAAGCGACTCGCCTACGAGGTCAAGAAACGGCGGGAGGGGCAGTACGTCCTGATGAAGGTGGAGGGTCCCGGCGACGTAGTAGCCGACCTTGAGCGGCACTTTCGAATCACTGAGGCCATCCTGAAGGGGGCGGTCGTCAGGGCGGAGGAGCCTCGAAGAGGACGCTTTAAGGTGAAGTCGCATGCGACGCTCGAGGGTAGTCCCGTAACCGCTGCCCAGGAGGCGGAGAATGGTGAGCTTCAATAA
- a CDS encoding single-stranded DNA-binding protein has protein sequence MILLGNLTRDPELRHTPGGMTVCNFDLAVNRSFTTKGGERREETCFITVVVWDKQAQTCAEFLSKGRQALVEGRLQQRSWETPDGQKRSKYEVVAERVQFVGGRKDAAVAEEEPPRSGDDEVPF, from the coding sequence GTGATTTTGCTGGGGAACCTGACGCGGGATCCGGAACTGCGGCATACGCCGGGCGGGATGACCGTCTGCAATTTCGATCTGGCGGTCAACCGATCGTTCACGACCAAGGGCGGGGAACGGCGGGAGGAGACCTGCTTCATCACTGTCGTCGTCTGGGACAAGCAGGCGCAGACCTGCGCGGAGTTTCTGAGCAAGGGACGTCAAGCGCTGGTTGAGGGTCGACTCCAGCAACGATCATGGGAAACGCCGGACGGTCAGAAACGGAGCAAATATGAGGTGGTGGCGGAGCGGGTCCAATTTGTCGGCGGGCGGAAGGATGCGGCAGTCGCCGAGGAGGAGCCGCCGCGATCCGGCGATGACGAGGTGCCGTTCTGA
- the rpsR gene encoding 30S ribosomal protein S18: protein MLKKRRNFRRQKVCKWCVDKIEVVDFKDAKRLRNFITDRGKIIPRRISGNCAGHQRQLGGAIKRARSIALLPFAADLL, encoded by the coding sequence ATGCTGAAAAAGCGACGGAACTTTCGACGACAAAAGGTCTGCAAGTGGTGTGTCGACAAGATCGAGGTCGTCGATTTTAAGGACGCCAAGCGGCTGAGGAACTTCATTACGGACCGGGGAAAGATTATCCCCCGACGGATTTCCGGAAACTGCGCGGGTCACCAGCGCCAGTTGGGCGGGGCCATCAAGAGGGCCCGCAGCATCGCATTGCTCCCATTTGCGGCCGATCTGCTTTGA